TTTTAAACGttgtaatattttattaatttttatctaAAGCGAGGGAGCAGGCTTTGTGCATACCACGTAAGCAGCTAACGTGAAAAAGTGACGAACGGGAAGATAGAGGATGGTGTGAGTGAGTGGCCCATCAATTTATCCATTCGTTTTCtgtaaatttcaaatttcagtgattaaaaaaaaatgaaaattcatcGATTTCAAAAATTTAGTcgcttaacaaaaaaaaaaggaaatcttcccaagaaaaaggaaaagcagCATTAAACCTACGGTTCAAATACGGCAGGTGGTCCCCACAGGAAAGATCCAAAGGCGGATTTGAAATCCGAAATTGAACTCGAATTCACAATCCCGCGGATTCCGAGCGCTGCTCCGTCGGATTCTCTTTTAAAAGCGCACAAAATAAATACTGGAGATGTGAGGGCGAGCGAAAATATAAAATACCAGAGCGATCCATCGATTgacaaattattattatttttatttgcaaaaataaaatcgagcaactctctctctatctctctcactcactttctctctctaaaaagaaaaccctaactttctctctccaaactttgttttttttttctttccgctttctctctcttggatTCGTGTGGTTCTGGGCCTTCAATGGTGTGAGATTAGGGCTAGACCTGCGAGATTGTCAAGGATCTAGACCAAAGAAACAGGAGAGGGGAGGAACAATGGCGTCGGCAGAAAAAGAGCTCGAAGCACAGCTTACGGAAGCTGGGAATCAGCTCTTGGAACCTCCGTCTTCCGTCCCTGACCTCGTTGATGTTCTCGACGTAAGCCCTAATTCCTCTTCGAATTGTtgggttttcttcttcttttcggATTGTGAAGTATTTGCGTCCCAGTTGCTTTCGTTCCGTGTTTAATTTCATAGGTTCTGTTAATTAAACTGTTTTTGTTGTGGTTATTTGTTAATTTAGTCAATTGGGGTTTGAATGTTGTTGTTTTGAAAGCTTCTGGTTTGAGATTCAAGTGGGTTTTAACATTTCCATgttatttttttgtgatttgtGCCAAGTGTTTTTTCCCCATTTAAATCCTGATGCTTGTATGAAGGGGCAATACTTTCATATGCCATGCATGAAGCTCTAGCTATCCTTTCAATGCTGGAATTTTGTGATTTAATGAGGTTGGGGACAAAGGGTTGAGTCTCTATTTCACTTTCCCTTCTAGCTTCTTAGCTGCGGGATTCGTTATTAATTATATCTCTCATTGTGTGTACAGCACACGGGTTAAGTCAGTTATGACTGGGCATAAAAAGAAAGACAAGAATGCATATCTTCGTGAGTTCTGTGTTGGTTTGTAAATGGTATTCTGCATTTAACAATTACCATATAGGTTATAAATTGGAAGAATGATGAaaggttttaggtgttttaagGTTAGTCTTTTATTATATACAACAAAGGAAGTTCAAATGATCTCCTGATATGTATATGAAGGTAAATTATTAATGTTCACCATGACTAAGAATTCAAATTGAAGGATggtcatttcaaattcaaatgttTCATTAATGCTCTTGAAGCTGGGCATTTAAGATAGAGGAAAGTCAtttcatatgttttttttttccctgctTTCTCAAGCCGAGATTCGGAAAGAGTATAATGGAAAATTTTTTGGATGCTTTGAATTACATTTTCCTTAAAAAGGATATTTGCTATACACAAGCTTGGCATAACAGTTTCCCAAAAAGGTCTTCCTTGCTCTTCATTTCTACATATCTTCATGAAATCAAGTTTATGTGTCAATTATCGCGCGTGTGCACACCCATTCATTAAATTTATTATCTGTACCTTTCCGAAAACTAagagtatttatttattttttcttatattAAAGTTTGTTACTGATGCGTGTTTTCTTTTCCATGTTCCGGTGattgtagatttttttttaattttttttaaatataaactcACCTGTCATGTTGATTTCTTTTCCCTCTGGTTTCTGATCTAGCTAATTCAATTTTGTCTGCACAGTTTTGGCATAGATTGAATCGAAAAATTCTTGTGCCAGTGTATTGTTCTTTCCCTAATATTTTGTTGTTCGTTTCCTAATATTGAATTGTTCTTTTCCTGGTGATATATTAGAGAGTTGAGAATTTTCTATCGAAGGTAGAACAATCACCTACAAAGTCAATGCAAACTGCACTTTCCCCATCACAGAATGCATTGGTTGCTGAGGAACTTTTTAGGCATTCAAATCCTGATGTCAAAGTTGGAGTTGCAGCTTGCATCAGTGAGATAACAAGAATAACTGCACCTGATGCACCTTATGATGATGAGCAAATGAAGGTACCTGGGATTTGGATCACTAAACtggattttttttgttagcATCTGCTCATGTtatattagaaaaaaattcaataaaccTTCTAAATCTTATGCATGCAGGAAGTCTTTCATCTTATTGTATCATCCTTTGAAAATCTACATGACAAGTCGAGCCGATCATACGCAAAGAGGGCTTCCATTCTTGAAACTGTTGCGAAGGTCAGATCGTGTGTGGTGATGTTGGACCTTGAATGTGATGCATTGATCGTTGAAATGTTCCAACATTTTCTTAAGGCGATAAGGTACAAAGTCATAAGTAGAGTTGGAGTCACCACTTTATGTGTGTCTAGactataaaggtcgtacccagtgcacaaggctcccgctttacgcagggtctgggagaggtgaatgtcggctagccttacccccattcatggagaggctgctcccaagtctcgaacccgagacctaccgctcatgggcgaaggcacttgccatcgcaccaagtgcgacctctttgtGTCTAGACTATAGAtactatatttttattatttgtttctaCTGGTGGAGTAAGACTTGGAAGCTGATTTGTTCTAGAAAACACAACActatatattttcatttttatgtaTTTCAGGGATTATCACCCAGAGAACGTTTTTTCTTCCATGGAGACTATTATGACTCTTGTTTTAGAAGAAAGTGAAGAAGTATCTGCTGAGCTACTATCTACCTTATTAGCTAGTGTGAAAAACGACAATGAGGTGAACAATTGTTTTTGATTGACAATTAGTACCTCCAACATGctgttttatttttcattttctaacCAATTTTTTTCTTGTAGGACATTCTACCAATTGGACGGAAGTTGGGGGAGAGAGTACTTGAAAGCTGTGCTACTAAACTTAAGGATTACCTGATAGATGAAGTAAAAAGCTTGGGCATTGTTTTTAATGATTATAGTAAAGTTCTAGCATCAATATGCCAAGAGGCAGGTGACGATACTGAGCAGAATGAAGGCCGTGATGCTGAGCAGAATGAAGTCCATGATTCTGATGAAAATGTGGTATGATGTCCAGAGTTGCAAGATTAAGACATTTTCTATGCATTCTTCTATTCATAATGATAATTATGTAAAGCTTCATAGTTTTCTGTTTTCTCagcaaaggtttttttttttttttttaaatctttatCCTCTCTCTTATTCAGTAACTTGTTCAATAACATTGGTGTTTATAAAAGACTCCATATTTTTCCCATTTTCTTCTCTGGGGGTTGCGGTTGGTTTGGTTACTTTGGTATGTCAAGTTTGGTTGTTCCTTCATGCACGGCGTCAAACAGCCTGCTGTTGGCTGGTGATAATATTGCATTGATTTGTCTTTGCAAGCCAAGTCGGCAACTTGGGATTCCTCTCCTCTGTCGTATTAACTATTGCTACTGCAGGCTGCCGAGGAGAAGTCAGCAATTAGGGAATCTTCCAATGAGGTGGCCCAAGTGAGTTTCTTCTgtgaaattcttttttttttttttcctttctatgTTTTATGTCCTTTATGCTTCTAtcagtaaaaaaattatttgattgAAGTGGGTTATTTCACCAGTTCTATTTGTCCTTGCAGGTAGATAAAGAAAAGGCAGAAGCACCAGTTTCTCCTGAACGAGTTGATCCAGCTGTTGACAGATCTTCAAAGTTAGTTGTGAACAATGGTAATGCAGAGACTGGAGAAGATGACTCTGTTGCCGAGTCAAATGccttgaagaaggaagaggagggCAACGATACTGAGGATCAGAAAGATCCAAATGCATCAAGCAATGCTGAACCTGATAGTTTGGAGACTGAGAAAGCTGCTGAGGCAGAGCAAATTCCAGAAATATCTACCAAAGAAAGAGCTGGGAATTCTGATTTGTCAACAAAATCAACACAACCTTCAGATAATTGTCAAGCTGATAATGAGGAAGATACTGAGATACAGCCAGAACATAAGCGTGAAACAGAAGATATTCCCAGCTCACCTCGTGAGGATCCTTCTGTGGAGGCAGCTGTGCAATCGAAAAATGAGAAAGTAGTATCTGATGTTAACATCTCTTCAAAGCCATTGGAAAAGGAACCTGCTGCTGTTGCCTCTCCATCTCCAAGTGAGAGCCTTCCTGGTGAAAGTCGCTCCAAAAAGGCTGGACGGAATAAGAAGAAAGATAGTTCTAATAAAGGAGCAGCACCATCGGCAGATGATGAACCAAAAAAGGTAACTGACGGAACCAGTGATTCAGAATTAAAACCAAGTAGACGCTCTGGGAAAAAGGTGTCTGCTGGGGTTTCTAATGAGAATAAAAGTCCAATTGTGGTGGAGGCATCTAGAAAGGAAAGTGGCACCACAAGTGATTCAGAAGCAAAACAGAAGTCAGTCAAGAAGGTAGATGGGAACACTAAAACTAGCGGTGGGTCTTCTATAAAGCAAGCAGAAGATAAGAAAAAGCGGGGTCAAGGAAAAGTTACTCCGGCAAAGGCTGCAACAAAATCTTCAGCTAAGGATGATGACAAAGTACTTTCCTATTGGCTTTGATACCGTCACTTGTTTCTGTTGTTAAatacatttttaataaaattaatgttATTATTTAGGAGATGGTGTCAACACCAAAGTCAGCCCCAAAATTAACTAAGGATGAATCTCCCCAGGAGGTGACCCCTAAGACAAATTCAAAGAGGAAGCGTGCTTCAGGAAAAGAGAAGGTATGCATGCTTTGTTCTATTCTAAAATTTGTATCTTTCGTTAAAAGAATTGTGTGCTTTCCCCTTGATATTAGCATTTGCTGTTTATGGATGCTAGTGCATTATATGGTGTTCCTCACATTTTGCAAGATTTTGGATTATTATTGTTAGTTTTGTTCATTGTGTAGTAGTGGACTTATGGTGATTAGATATCTATGACTATGCGGTCTCTTATGTTAGTGctccttattattatttttattgttgttcTGCGATCCGAACCAATAATTTCTTCATGCtttttttttggagatgaagattAATTTATGCCATTAACAATCATGTTATGAACTTATCTTGACTTATTCCGTCACCTGCTGTTGGCCTTTCATTTTTAGGCTCTTTCAGGGTTCCATTCTGTTCTTGAAGTCATGCTTGTATTCAACTTTTGATTTTACCTCCTTTTGTATACATTCTTActgttttttttcctatttagGAATCTGATGACAAAGATTATGGCGAGGATATGGTTGGATCAAAGATTAAAGTTTGGTGGCCAAAAGATCGTACGTAAGTACTGACCTTGTGTACGGTATTTCCTCAATGTATTTCTTGCAATGCTGCAGGAGTTTACACATGAATGTTTGGCTTTCAAATTTGGTTCTCTTTTGTACTGACCTTTCCTTTTATTCTcatatattttttcattttctatgGGGAGTGGGGATAAAGATATCCTGCTAAAGTTTCATTTTAGATAGGATTATTAAACTACTACTAGAAAACTCTTGAATTTTTccagaacttttttttttttttttttttaagaactaGATTAAGGAATTTGTTTATGGTTGTAACATTCAAAATTTAAGTTtgtcatttaatattttattgacAAATTTTACAGGTTTTATGAAGGTGTTGTCGCATCTTTTGATTCTGCTAAAAAGAAGCATAAGGTGAGATGCCAACTTTGGAAGTCTCCATCCTTATTTTAAGCACGTTattctttcatttttaattgaattaatcgCCAAAAAGAATCATCattgattttcctttttcattttaaaatgaaacttgATATACTTAAATTCTTTGTACTTGTTCGATTATTTCATAGGTATCTTATACTGATGGTGATAAAGAAACACTAAATCTTAAAAAAGAGAGGTGGGAGTTTGTAGCAGATGACCCTGACTCAGATGAGGTTAGTCGCTGCCATTCTTGTGCTACTTTAAATCATTCCATGCTCAATTTTTGTGCTGAAACATTTCTGTTGACAGCAGCAAGGAAATGATCAATCGAGTCATGATGCTTCTTCTGACGTGTATGTATTATTTACTTTTGATGTGTACTTTATACATAAGACTTTAATACTAGTCCTTAAACTTCATAGTTTCTGGATTATTGTCTGCACCATGCTGTAGGTTGAATGTGATATCAAGATTATGTTCTAATATCTTTGTATTCTATTGAATTTCTGATGACTGTCACCCTTGTGTACTTAGTTTGTTCACATGTCGTTGACTTGTCTTGAAAATGGTGCTAGTTGATGATTAAGCATTGTTTAGGATTTAACTTAAAATCCACAATACCGGAGTTTTGAATTCCTGAGTTGTTTGTAAAGCTTTGCTacaattattttgcatgtttgttttttgtgagttGTGATCATATCCTCTTTAATGTTTTGCTATTGTAACCAGGCCTTTgaagaagaaagtgaaaaaaaatccTGATGGCCCGACTAAGAAGGAAAAGATGGACACTTCGCCCAAAGTGTGAGTGTAATTTAtgttacttaaatgttgatgtCATTATTTCTGTAGTTGTCTAAATTCAAGTCAATTTTCTAGGGGTGGAGGAGCTTCCTCCAGCAAATCGAAAGGTGCAAGAACTAAATTTGGTCGCAAATCGAAAGAAAGCAGTAAATCTGATGGCAAATCCAAAGGTGCTTCTGGCAAAACGGATGACGAAAGTATTGGAAAATTAAAGGATCACACTCCCAAAAGTAGTGGTAAATCGGTTGAAATTGCTCAGAAGACATCCAGCAAATCAAAGAACAATGATACCCAGACGCCTAAAAGCGCCAAATCCAAGGAAGATGACAGCAGCGCACAAAAAGCTTCCACCAAGTCCAAGCAAGACGCACAGAAGGCTGGGAAGTCGAATCAGAGCACATCAAAGACGGCCTCCGTTTCCAAGGTTAAATCGTCTGCTAGCGGCAGCAAAGCAAATGCCAATGGTACGGGCAAGGCAAAATCTGCATCAAAGCCGACAAAAGAAGATGAGGATATGAAGGAAGCCTCAAGTGATACTGAGAAAGCACCAGAAAGTACACCAAAGGGGAAGTCCCCAACTTTAGCCAAGGCACTGGCAAGTGAGACCAAGTCTGGTAAGAAGCGGCGAAGAGGAAGCAAAAGTTAATCATCTAGTCTCGCTGGTGACCGCGCATTAGTTTTTCCGTCGATATTGGAATGATCCCCAGATTTGTGGCTAGAATTGTTATCTTTAAGTTCGGTAGTCTAGCGTATGCCAATTTGTAGGGGTAACCTAGTTAGCTATTTATGTCGATATTCTAGATGGAATTAATGTTATTTTGGGGTCAGACAGTCGACAACCTTTCGAGTTAGCTAAGCTTTATGTTGAAGAGATGTTTTTATAGATAATGTCATAATTTCGCAAAACATGCTGCCGTGCCATCTTTCGGACTGCCGCTGGTTACTGATAACTTTGATATGAGGTTTTGTGGTTTTGTGTGTTAGTTGCCATGGCCAATCGATTTCTGTTAATAGTATCTAGTGTAGATCAGTTGGCCTAGGTTTTGTGGTTCTGTTTGGCACCTAGGTTTGAATCTCTTGTATTTAGAGTATATATAACATCTTATGGGAGATATTCATAAGTTCGGGTGGCTATACAGCGTGTGTTTGTTTGTCATCACTAAGCTTCACAGACCAGTGTAGTTGCGTGCTTGTTATTGCAGGGAttagttttaaaggaaaattaatgaaaatgacttgaaaacttttagttttaacgataagaacaaaataaaggataaaatagatagtaccaggattgactttttagtgtaaaaatgtaatttctcgttagagtgaatagtaccaagaatttttcgttaaagtaccCTAGTTTTATTAAGATTGCGTCACTTGCCTCGATTAAATGGCTTGCTAGACGGTCTTAACAAGACCTACCCCCTCCCAAAAAGTAGAGGACCACAAAGACCATCATTAGTAGTCTCGTCTGCTTCGCTTCACCAAAATTTGGTAGCGTGGATTGACTAGCTGTGCTCTTCTTCGAGCGAATATAAATGTTTGATTGAAGTTTCGAACAATGTCAATGTTTTATGTTCTAATGCAAGTATAAAGGCAAGTCCACATATTGAGTCAAAGTTAcagaaatacaacaacaacaacaacaaagcattttcctacTAAGTGGGGTagactatatgaatcctagaatgtcattgcgctcggttttgtgtcatgtcctccgttaagatccaagtactctaagtcttttcttagggtctcttccaaagttttcataggtcttcctctaccccttcggccctgaacctctatcccgtagtcacatcttcgaaccggagcgtccgtaggccttctttgcagaaatgagaaggaaaaaaaaaaaagtttagttCTTGACATGATGAACACAAGTGAATTTGTATCGAGTGATGTCAAAAAGTGCATTCAAGTCGGCAGTGACGCAGCATGACAAGCTTATGTGCAAGTTCAAATCCTATTTTATTTACTAATTAATTGTATTATTCTCGATATTGACACATGCTAAATTTTTGTATTGCTTTGTTGATTTAAtcttgggtaaattacacagaactacctcaattattgggtcattaacagtttcatacatcatctttaaaaagtttcaatgtcataaCTCATCTatgaatttgttacaattttatACCTTCCGTCAGTTATCTGTCAATtcctctgttaaatgctgaggTAGCTTGATGCGGgacccactttctattaaaaacttaattgaatattaaaaaaaaacccaataaaccAAACCCAGATCCCCTTCCCCCCGAAACCCCCCATTCCCTTCCCATCTTCCCCGTCGGTCCCTCCCGCCCCCCAAAACCTTCCAAGCCCAGTACCCTACCCCCACCTCCCCTGCAACCCCCCCACCCCTCATCTCCCTCCCGAGCCTCCCAACCACCTCcatctcctccactctcttcacctcccctcccattcaaaacttaaaaaaaataaaaaaataaaaaaaaccagcGCCAACATCCCCCACCCTCCCCGGCCACTGATCCCACtcttctcatctctacctaaaaacaaacaaattttgattaaaaaataaaacccagCCAAATTCTTTAGCACACCCGCCGCTCTTGATCAAAATCTCGGCATCAGAGACATGCGGTCGAGGCGGGTCAGGAGAGGGAGAGTTTGGGGGTTTGCTTTTTAGGGTTTACAGAGGAGAGAGACGAGAGAGAGCGTGGGTTTGGGTCGGAAAGGTGGTTGCAAAGGAGAAGACAAGGGGGATCGGGTCGGGTTCGAGCccatgagaggtagagatttgGTGGAACGGAGGGAGGGGGAGTCGAAGAGGTGGTGGAGGAGaggttttggatttgggttgcagggaaggggaAAGGGTTCTCGGGGAAGatgattgggtttttttttttaatttttttaagggtaaattattattttattaatatttttaataaaaagtagGCCCCGCCTCAAgccatgtcagcatttaacagaggaATTGACAGACAACTGACGAAAgatatgacattgcaacaaattcgaagataaggtatgacattaaAACTTTTTAAAAACGAGGTATAAAACTGTTAATGACcaaatagttgaggtagttttctgtaatttaccctttaatcTTAGAAATATAAAGATGCGGAGGAATGGAGAAGCAAACATTTTCCACTTTAtgatagatttgcatatatTTGAAAATGATTGTGTTACGAGTAATGTAGCTGAAATCCatgctgaaatgatggaggagCAAAGCCATAATGAGGTTAATGCAAATGCTGTTGTAGTTGAAAATGATGTTTCTCCAGTGAACCAACAAAGTCAATAAAGCAACCAATTTGCAAGTAgtcaaagaaagaggaaaagattttatgttgaaagtgggaaACTGATGCAAATAGTAACAAAAGTTATAGTTCGAGGTATTGCAGATCATAGTGTATCTAAAGAACTTAAAGCAATGAGTCTTTCTCCTATGGATTAAATTAAAGGATTGAGTCGTATTTTGGAAAGCTACAAAATGTGGGGGTTTCAAGCCATTAGATGCCGAATTCAAAAATGCGTTCATCCAAAAGCTTCAAAGCAAGCAGATGATTATATTATATGGTGTCTTTTGTTAATTGTACAACACTAGGTCAATGCTTCCAACTTAGTCTTGCATTGCGAAATACTTTGGCTAATGTCAACTTATTTTTGTGAATTATGAGGATTTACTTTTGAATGATAATATTGTAGCTATCTATTACGTTATCTGTTTACTCTTGAATCATGATATTTCTTTTGTTGGAAGAAATTtggtttgtattttttattgagTCTCACTTTCATccaatattgttaattttgataATATCTTTaatagaaaagaaattaaaatagaCCAATGATTTAGTCTATATTTGAGCAAACACCAAATTGAGGACGATCCTATTTGCATAGTCtaacactgcaccaaacacctcactaagttagtccatcTTAATCTATTTTAAGCTAGTTCAACTTTGCTCATGAAACTAGTCCAGTTTGAGATAATTCAGTGCAACAAACACACGGACAAGACTTACGTGTGCGATTGGATGACTCGTGGTTCTGCTGCTAGCTACACCTAATAATTTCTTGAGTCTTTTTATGGTTGGACTGCATCTGAATTTCATTGCATAATAAAACATATTACAGTTGCAATATCAAAGCGGAAAGATGAACAAGTTTGGGGTGGTCGCGTCTAATTTATATATTGCAGGATTGGACTTTCCATGCTGTAAATAAAATCAACATTACATTTTTTGAAGGAAACAAAAATCTAACCCTCTTTTGGTCTCCATCGGTCCATCCAATTTGTAAAATAATTAAAGATTTTGACCTTTCGTGCTCCACCctacaaaaccaaataaaaaaaaaaagaaagaaagaagagaatttGACTTTTGTGGCATCTTAGCATGTTCACGATTGCATCTTCTTGTCAAAGCCGCATGCAAGTTGCCATACTATTTGCCCACTTTATCAAAGTTTATGCCACTAGCACCTTCAAGAAAACTTTCTCCATTTATATAGGTCAAATATTGAGAGAGAATTTGTCCCTTAATCATTCAATTAGAagtatatatttatgtttgAGTCACGTAATTTCTTTATGTACTAGTTTACGTAGTGAGAGTGAATTTGCTCTTAAGATTGAGAATATATCCTCCTGTGTTTATGACACTTGATTTCTTCATATGTTAACTTACCTATAGGGAGAGAATCGACTCTTCAATCGAGAGTATATCCCCTTGTGTTTAGTATTGAGACAAAACATGCTCTTTGATCGTGAGTGTATTCCCTTGTTCTTGTTTTTACATCACATGATTTCTTCATATGTTAGCTTGCATGTTTTGTTAACTTACGTAATGAGAGAAAATCTGCTCTTCAAACAGAGTATATCCTCTTgtatttactctttggtttctTCATATTTAAACCTacgtatgaaaaaaaatatgctaTTCAATCAAGAGTACATACCCTTCCGGTTTAGGTCATTGGTTTGTTCATATTTCGAATGCCGTACTCCTTTTTGGAATTATTGATTGGGAAGGGCTTTATGACTTTTGTGATTATTGTGACGCTATCCGCACACGCGCACGACATCTACCGGTCATCTATTTGTCCCCCACTTTAGGTAGTAGTTTTTGGGAAATTAGTGGCTTGCAAATTGTTGGTGGTGGTTGAAACTTAAACTCTCAATCCCCTTTCGCCAAATGCTGCCTGCCTTTATTGTTTATAAAATTCTGGCTCTTTTCCATGCACCTTACAATTTTGGTCAAATGTTACTGCAAAGGTGCAATTTCATGTCGTGTTTTGTAATCTTTAAAGAAAGAACCACAAAACACTTGAAGATACGGTTCATGTAGCGAAAGTGGCTTTCCTTGTCATCTAGCAAAAATCCTTATTATGTTTTAATCAAAAGCATTTGTATATATAGCACGGATACATTGTTACTATAACTTTTCGTGACATGAAATTGTTAAACTCTCTACAATACTGTACATACATCTCTCTCTAGTTCcaaatgaagaaagttgagtttCCACtgtaaaaccaattgacaatatgaggaGTAACCCATTTTCTTATAAGAACATGCAAAGTCCTTACTTTCTCTGATGTGGGATTGATACCCTCACCATGCCCCCTTGTAAGGAATTTTCAAGCTTAGTATGTAGACAATACAAATTGGGTGACGTGGAACACGTGTGGGTGTTGGACTTCACATGGGGGGACAACTTACTCTAATaccataaaaaaattgaaaatccataaaatcaattgacaatataaaaAGTAGCTCAATTACTTATAAAGCATATGCAAGATCCCTAACTTTTTCCGATAGATTCACTCGACTTGTTGGCTTATATGTTTTCCCAACTAATTTCCTTTCCAAAATATGATTACTGTTAGGTATAGTTATCCGCATGTATCATACATATCAAATTTCTATGTATAAAAGTAATCAGTACCCAAAAAATGAAATGCAttttactttcatttaaatcTGAATCCCTTCTACAACTTTGTGATACATAATTGTTTGAAAAAATAACAGTATCGTGTGTATAGAAAGAGATCAAGCGAACTTTGTTGGGTGCTTACCTgtgtcattatttaataattaagcTTCATTAGAAGCATGtcacaaacaaaaagaaaaaatttaccTGCTCAACAATTCTCTTTCTACactcaacaaaaataaaattgtttcaaaaataaaataaaata
Above is a window of Malus sylvestris chromosome 15, drMalSylv7.2, whole genome shotgun sequence DNA encoding:
- the LOC126604157 gene encoding sister chromatid cohesion protein PDS5 homolog C-like — translated: MASAEKELEAQLTEAGNQLLEPPSSVPDLVDVLDRVENFLSKVEQSPTKSMQTALSPSQNALVAEELFRHSNPDVKVGVAACISEITRITAPDAPYDDEQMKEVFHLIVSSFENLHDKSSRSYAKRASILETVAKVRSCVVMLDLECDALIVEMFQHFLKAIRDYHPENVFSSMETIMTLVLEESEEVSAELLSTLLASVKNDNEDILPIGRKLGERVLESCATKLKDYLIDEVKSLGIVFNDYSKVLASICQEAGDDTEQNEGRDAEQNEVHDSDENVAAEEKSAIRESSNEVAQVDKEKAEAPVSPERVDPAVDRSSKLVVNNGNAETGEDDSVAESNALKKEEEGNDTEDQKDPNASSNAEPDSLETEKAAEAEQIPEISTKERAGNSDLSTKSTQPSDNCQADNEEDTEIQPEHKRETEDIPSSPREDPSVEAAVQSKNEKVVSDVNISSKPLEKEPAAVASPSPSESLPGESRSKKAGRNKKKDSSNKGAAPSADDEPKKVTDGTSDSELKPSRRSGKKVSAGVSNENKSPIVVEASRKESGTTSDSEAKQKSVKKVDGNTKTSGGSSIKQAEDKKKRGQGKVTPAKAATKSSAKDDDKEMVSTPKSAPKLTKDESPQEVTPKTNSKRKRASGKEKESDDKDYGEDMVGSKIKVWWPKDRTFYEGVVASFDSAKKKHKVSYTDGDKETLNLKKERWEFVADDPDSDEQQGNDQSSHDASSDVPLKKKVKKNPDGPTKKEKMDTSPKVGGGASSSKSKGARTKFGRKSKESSKSDGKSKGASGKTDDESIGKLKDHTPKSSGKSVEIAQKTSSKSKNNDTQTPKSAKSKEDDSSAQKASTKSKQDAQKAGKSNQSTSKTASVSKVKSSASGSKANANGTGKAKSASKPTKEDEDMKEASSDTEKAPESTPKGKSPTLAKALASETKSGKKRRRGSKS